In Methanosphaera sp. ISO3-F5, a genomic segment contains:
- the tpiA gene encoding triose-phosphate isomerase produces MSQTPIIILNYKTYTESTGKNAVQLSKYVQEASEESGVNMAIAPQAVDLYPIMNEVTIPVYSQHMDAITPGGHTGSTLPEAIKETGVTGTLINHSEQRLTLADVDAVVEKTRELSLTSVLCTNNVKTSAAAASFNPDYIAIEPPELIGTGIPVSQANPEVVENTVTEIHKINKDINVLCGAGISTGEDMKAALELGTQGVLLASGIIKADDQKQALLDLVSLI; encoded by the coding sequence ATGAGTCAAACACCAATAATAATACTTAACTATAAAACATACACAGAATCCACAGGAAAAAATGCGGTACAATTATCAAAGTATGTGCAGGAAGCAAGTGAAGAATCAGGAGTAAACATGGCAATCGCACCACAAGCAGTTGACCTTTATCCTATAATGAACGAAGTAACAATACCAGTATACTCACAACACATGGATGCAATAACACCTGGGGGACATACAGGTTCCACACTCCCAGAGGCAATAAAAGAAACAGGAGTAACAGGTACGCTAATAAATCACTCCGAACAAAGATTAACACTAGCCGATGTGGATGCCGTGGTTGAAAAAACAAGAGAATTAAGTCTTACCAGTGTATTATGCACAAATAATGTGAAAACCAGTGCAGCAGCAGCATCATTCAACCCAGACTATATTGCAATCGAACCACCTGAACTTATAGGAACAGGAATACCAGTATCCCAGGCAAACCCTGAAGTGGTAGAAAACACAGTAACTGAAATTCATAAAATCAACAAGGATATTAATGTATTATGTGGTGCAGGAATATCCACAGGCGAAGACATGAAAGCAGCATTAGAGTTGGGAACACAAGGAGTACTGTTAGCATCAGGTATTATTAAGGCTGATGACCAGAAACAAGCATTACTTGACCTTGTAAGTTTAATATAA
- a CDS encoding phosphoglycerate kinase, with the protein MEYDFDTMDDFDFEGKTVLLRVDINSPVDPLSGELLDDTRMVLHSNTISELSNRGAKVVILAHQSRPGKSDFTTLKQHALSLSNIIGKDVQYVDSIFSSNALNVISNMVNGEIVLLENVRFFSEEMPKLSKEEQANSILVQKLYPLADYFVNDAFATAHRSQTSIIGFSQVLPSLAGRVMELELNSLFGILDNAQEPRVYVLGGIKADDSINVMANALRTNSADYILTTGLVANIFLVAKGVELQEYNLNFIKERGYVDYIDIAKELLDEFEDKIILPVDLAILENDSRVEYPVDEIPNLPIYDIGSKTIEIYKEKILLAKTLFANGPAGVFEKEGFNLGTEDLLNAIAQSNGFSIIGGGHLAAAASSMDLDDDVTHISSGGGASINLIAGEELPAVRALIDSAKTNNH; encoded by the coding sequence ATGGAATACGATTTTGATACAATGGATGATTTCGACTTTGAAGGAAAAACCGTACTACTTAGAGTAGATATAAACTCCCCTGTAGACCCATTAAGTGGTGAACTCCTCGATGATACACGGATGGTATTGCATTCCAATACAATATCTGAATTATCTAATCGTGGTGCAAAGGTAGTGATACTAGCACACCAGAGCCGTCCAGGAAAATCAGATTTTACAACACTAAAACAACATGCACTATCCCTTTCAAACATTATTGGTAAAGACGTGCAATATGTGGATTCAATCTTTTCTTCAAATGCATTAAATGTTATCAGTAACATGGTAAATGGTGAAATAGTACTATTAGAGAATGTAAGATTCTTCTCAGAAGAAATGCCAAAACTATCAAAAGAAGAACAAGCTAACTCTATACTGGTACAGAAGTTATACCCACTGGCTGACTACTTTGTCAATGATGCTTTTGCAACAGCTCACCGTTCACAGACAAGTATTATAGGATTTTCACAGGTGCTTCCTTCATTGGCTGGTCGAGTTATGGAACTGGAATTAAATTCATTGTTCGGAATTCTTGACAATGCTCAGGAACCAAGAGTATATGTGCTTGGTGGAATTAAGGCTGATGACTCAATAAATGTTATGGCAAATGCACTTAGAACAAACAGTGCTGATTATATTTTAACAACAGGTTTGGTTGCTAACATTTTCCTAGTAGCTAAGGGTGTGGAATTACAGGAATATAATTTAAACTTCATAAAGGAAAGAGGTTATGTTGATTATATTGATATTGCTAAGGAGTTATTAGATGAATTTGAAGATAAGATTATTTTGCCTGTTGATTTAGCAATTCTTGAAAATGATTCTCGTGTAGAGTATCCTGTTGATGAAATTCCTAATTTACCAATTTATGATATAGGATCTAAAACTATTGAAATATATAAGGAAAAAATATTACTTGCAAAAACATTATTTGCTAATGGACCTGCAGGAGTATTTGAAAAAGAAGGATTTAATCTTGGAACTGAGGATTTATTAAATGCTATTGCTCAATCTAATGGTTTTTCAATTATTGGTGGTGGACATTTAGCTGCTGCTGCTAGTAGTATGGATTTGGATGATGATGTAACTCATATTAGTAGTGGTGGTGGGGCAAGTATTAATTTAATTGCTGGAGAGGAATTGCCTGCTGTTAGAGCTTTAATTGACTCTGCTAAAACTAATAATCATTAA
- a CDS encoding DNA-directed RNA polymerase subunit H yields the protein MKIDILKHNLVPEHIILTDEEAEEVLLEKNITEDQLPKILPNDPVVKAIGAKEGDILKIIRNSETAGTFISYRIVKP from the coding sequence TTGAAAATTGATATATTAAAACACAACTTAGTACCAGAACACATCATACTAACAGATGAAGAAGCAGAAGAAGTACTACTCGAAAAAAACATAACAGAAGACCAACTACCAAAAATATTACCAAACGATCCAGTAGTAAAAGCCATAGGCGCAAAAGAAGGAGACATCCTAAAAATAATCAGAAACAGTGAAACCGCAGGAACATTCATCTCCTACAGAATAGTTAAACCTTAA
- a CDS encoding site-specific DNA-methyltransferase, with the protein MTQTKIYTSKLYNAFNVPEKIEYIQEKIPSNNLNRIYCKSSKDMSELPDNSVNLMITSPPYNVGKEYDDDLTIDEYRNLLFNVFNETYNKLATGGRACINIANIGRKPYVPLHSMIIDIMLEIGFFMRGEIIWDKSASAGGSCAWGSWMSASNPVLRDVHEYILVFCKDSFSKKKVEYKKDTISRDDFLEWTKSIWTFPAVSAKRVGHPAPFPIELPHRLINLYSYEDDVVLDPFCGSGTTCLAAVKNNRNFVGYDVVEDYVELANKRIADFIL; encoded by the coding sequence GTGACACAAACAAAAATTTACACAAGTAAACTATATAATGCTTTTAATGTACCAGAAAAGATTGAATATATTCAAGAAAAGATTCCTTCAAATAATTTAAACAGAATATACTGTAAATCTAGTAAGGATATGTCTGAATTGCCTGATAATAGTGTTAATCTGATGATCACATCTCCTCCGTATAATGTTGGTAAGGAGTATGATGATGATTTAACAATTGATGAGTACAGGAATTTGTTGTTTAATGTTTTCAATGAGACTTATAATAAGTTAGCTACGGGTGGCCGAGCTTGTATTAATATTGCTAATATTGGCCGTAAACCTTATGTTCCTCTTCATTCCATGATTATAGATATAATGTTGGAAATAGGATTTTTCATGAGGGGAGAGATTATTTGGGACAAATCTGCTAGTGCCGGTGGTTCATGTGCTTGGGGCAGTTGGATGTCTGCATCTAATCCAGTGTTAAGGGATGTTCATGAGTACATTTTAGTTTTTTGTAAGGATTCCTTTTCTAAAAAGAAGGTTGAATATAAGAAGGATACTATTAGTCGTGATGATTTTCTTGAATGGACTAAGAGTATTTGGACTTTCCCTGCTGTTTCTGCTAAGAGGGTGGGGCATCCTGCACCTTTTCCTATTGAACTTCCTCATAGGTTGATTAATTTGTATAGTTATGAGGATGATGTTGTTTTGGATCCTTTTTGTGGTAGTGGCACGACTTGTTTGGCTGCTGTTAAGAATAATAGGAATTTTGTGGGTTATGATGTTGTTGAGGATTATGTTGAGTTAGCTAATAAGCGTATTGCTGATTTTATTCTTTGA
- a CDS encoding DNA-directed RNA polymerase subunit B'', with amino-acid sequence MTKNAWSLVDSFFDEYDIVDHHIRSYNDFLDNKIQEIVDITEPITLDHGEYTIKTGNVEIVKPYIREADGSKSIIEPAEARLRNLNYSAHMYLDMALVKGDSEDYEMEKVYIGELPVMLKSKACHLCGLNDEELENVGEDPQDPGGYFIVNGSERAIVTMEEIAPNKIILEQSEKDKADRRARAVVTSIKSGFRARITLEYRKPHKKGVFLRISFPYVPGEIPLVILLRALGFEKDVDLVNSVSEDINTQFLLIDDIQTTGINTQYDAVKYIGNRVAKGMTEEYRIKRAEDVIDRYLLPHVGVDPEDRIDKAVYLAEMTEMLLQVINGEREPHDKDHYANKRLRVSGDLMEDLFRVAFTSLTRDMTYQLERSLSRGKEPSVKQAVRSDVITENIKHAIATGNWVGGRAGVSQLLDRTSYMGTLSHLKRVVSPLSRSQPHFEARDLHPTQFGKICPNETPEGPNCGLVKNLAIVTKISEGYPLKDIEKDIKALDHITPLDHNLE; translated from the coding sequence ATGACAAAAAACGCATGGTCATTGGTTGATTCATTCTTTGATGAATACGATATAGTTGATCATCATATACGTTCATACAATGATTTCCTAGATAATAAGATTCAGGAAATTGTTGACATAACAGAACCTATAACACTTGATCATGGTGAATACACTATTAAGACAGGAAATGTTGAAATAGTCAAACCATACATCAGAGAAGCAGATGGATCAAAAAGTATCATTGAACCTGCAGAAGCAAGATTAAGAAATCTTAATTATTCTGCTCATATGTATCTTGACATGGCTCTTGTAAAAGGGGATAGTGAAGATTACGAAATGGAAAAAGTTTACATAGGTGAACTACCTGTCATGCTCAAATCAAAGGCATGTCACCTCTGTGGACTAAACGATGAAGAATTAGAAAATGTGGGTGAAGATCCACAGGACCCTGGAGGATACTTCATAGTAAACGGTTCAGAAAGAGCAATAGTAACTATGGAGGAAATTGCTCCAAACAAAATCATACTTGAACAAAGTGAAAAAGACAAAGCTGACCGTAGAGCACGCGCTGTTGTTACTTCAATAAAAAGTGGGTTCCGTGCAAGAATCACATTAGAATACAGAAAACCTCATAAAAAAGGAGTATTCCTAAGAATATCATTCCCATATGTTCCTGGTGAAATACCACTCGTAATTTTATTAAGGGCATTAGGATTTGAAAAAGATGTGGATCTTGTTAACAGTGTATCCGAGGATATTAACACTCAATTCCTCTTAATTGACGATATCCAGACCACTGGTATTAACACACAATATGATGCTGTTAAATACATTGGTAACAGAGTAGCAAAAGGTATGACCGAGGAATACAGGATTAAACGTGCAGAAGACGTTATTGACCGTTACCTCTTACCACACGTAGGAGTAGATCCTGAAGACCGTATCGACAAAGCAGTATACCTTGCAGAAATGACAGAAATGCTCTTACAAGTAATTAATGGAGAACGTGAACCACACGATAAGGACCACTACGCAAATAAAAGATTAAGAGTATCCGGAGACCTTATGGAAGACCTTTTCAGAGTAGCTTTCACAAGCCTTACCCGTGACATGACTTATCAGCTAGAACGTAGCCTTTCACGTGGAAAAGAACCATCCGTTAAACAAGCAGTAAGAAGTGATGTAATCACAGAAAACATTAAACACGCAATAGCTACTGGTAACTGGGTAGGTGGACGAGCAGGGGTCAGTCAATTACTTGACCGTACAAGTTACATGGGAACACTTTCACACCTTAAACGTGTAGTATCCCCATTATCAAGAAGTCAACCTCACTTTGAAGCAAGAGATTTACATCCAACACAGTTTGGAAAAATATGTCCTAACGAAACACCGGAAGGACCAAACTGTGGGCTGGTAAAAAACCTGGCTATAGTAACAAAAATATCTGAAGGATATCCGTTAAAAGATATTGAGAAAGATATTAAAGCATTAGATCATATAACACCATTAGATCATAACTTAGAATAG
- the rpoB gene encoding DNA-directed RNA polymerase subunit B, producing MATVKIYINGKLVGTTEEPEAFVEEVKAKRRSNELTHELNITFYEENNEIFIFTDPGRARRPVVIVEDGKSMLTDDIIDKVTEGKMKWFDLIHEGIIEYIDAEEEENAYIAMFEEDLTEEHTHLEIDPSTMLGICAGIIPYANHNSSPRNTMEAGMTKQALGLYVSNYNLRTDTRAHLLHQPQMPVVKTKSMVSTEYDKRPSGQNFVVAILSYQGCNMEDALVMNKAALERGLGRSSFFRSYEASERRYPGGQEDHFEYPENMVRGYRSEEVYKNLDEDGLINPEVTVESGDVLIGKTSPPRFLEDVDEFGTVAERRRETSVTVRHGEHGIVDKVMLTETIEGSKLAKVKVRDHRQPEYGDKFASRHGQKGVLGLIVPQENMPFNEEGMCPDLMINPHAIPSRMSIGQIIEMLAGKAGCMEGTRVDGTPFTGVPEEEIKRLLKENGFETHGREQLYNGITGERFNAEIFVGVAYYQKLHHMTSDKVYARSRGPVQVLTRQPTEGRAREGGLRFGEMERDCLIAHGAALALKERLLDESDKYEALICGDCGRLAVRDKIRDRTYCAICGETESFPIEISYAFKLLLDELKSLCISPNLVLEDKA from the coding sequence ATGGCAACAGTTAAAATTTATATAAACGGTAAATTAGTCGGAACAACCGAAGAACCAGAAGCATTTGTTGAAGAGGTTAAAGCTAAAAGAAGATCTAATGAGTTAACACATGAATTAAACATTACATTCTATGAAGAAAATAATGAAATATTCATATTCACAGATCCTGGAAGAGCAAGAAGACCTGTAGTAATAGTAGAAGATGGTAAATCAATGCTAACTGATGACATCATCGACAAAGTTACAGAAGGAAAAATGAAATGGTTCGACCTCATCCATGAAGGTATCATAGAATACATTGATGCAGAAGAAGAAGAAAACGCATACATCGCAATGTTCGAAGAAGACCTGACAGAGGAACATACACACCTTGAAATAGACCCTTCAACAATGCTAGGTATATGTGCAGGAATTATTCCATACGCTAACCATAACTCTTCACCAAGAAACACAATGGAAGCAGGTATGACAAAACAGGCACTTGGATTATACGTATCCAACTATAATCTAAGAACTGATACAAGAGCACACCTCTTACACCAGCCACAAATGCCTGTAGTTAAAACCAAAAGTATGGTATCAACAGAATATGATAAAAGACCATCCGGTCAAAACTTTGTAGTGGCAATTCTATCATACCAGGGATGTAACATGGAAGACGCTCTTGTTATGAACAAAGCAGCACTAGAAAGAGGACTGGGTAGATCATCATTCTTCAGGTCATACGAAGCATCAGAAAGAAGATATCCTGGTGGACAAGAAGACCACTTCGAATACCCTGAAAACATGGTACGAGGATACCGTTCAGAAGAAGTGTACAAAAACCTTGACGAAGACGGACTCATAAACCCTGAAGTAACAGTAGAAAGTGGAGATGTACTGATTGGTAAAACTTCACCACCAAGATTCCTGGAAGATGTTGATGAATTCGGTACAGTAGCAGAAAGAAGACGTGAAACCAGTGTAACAGTAAGACACGGTGAACATGGTATAGTTGACAAGGTAATGCTAACAGAAACCATAGAAGGAAGTAAATTAGCAAAAGTCAAAGTACGTGACCACCGACAACCAGAATATGGGGATAAATTTGCATCACGTCACGGACAGAAAGGAGTGCTTGGACTTATAGTACCCCAGGAAAACATGCCTTTCAACGAGGAAGGAATGTGTCCTGACCTAATGATAAACCCACATGCTATCCCATCAAGGATGTCTATCGGACAGATTATTGAGATGCTTGCTGGTAAAGCAGGTTGTATGGAAGGTACACGTGTGGATGGAACACCATTTACTGGAGTACCAGAAGAAGAAATTAAACGTTTACTTAAAGAAAACGGCTTCGAAACTCATGGACGTGAACAATTATACAATGGTATAACTGGTGAAAGATTTAATGCAGAAATCTTTGTAGGAGTAGCATACTACCAGAAACTTCACCATATGACTAGTGACAAAGTATACGCTAGAAGTCGTGGACCAGTACAGGTATTAACACGTCAGCCTACCGAAGGAAGAGCAAGAGAAGGTGGACTTAGATTTGGGGAAATGGAACGTGACTGTCTTATCGCACACGGAGCAGCACTTGCACTTAAAGAAAGATTACTTGATGAATCAGATAAGTACGAAGCTCTCATATGTGGTGACTGTGGAAGACTAGCAGTACGTGATAAGATAAGAGACAGAACTTACTGTGCAATCTGTGGAGAAACAGAATCATTCCCAATCGAGATTTCATACGCATTCAAATTATTACTTGATGAATTGAAATCATTATGTATTTCACCAAACTTAGTACTAGAAGATAAAGCATAA